The Rhizobium favelukesii DNA segment CGGAAGCACGACGGGTTCGCGCCGATCGCTACTCAAAGCTCATGGCCGGCTCGCGATCCGTGCGCGTCCCCATTGCGATGATGGATCGACGGCATGTCTACCACGTTTACGCCGTGCGCACCCACGACCGCGAGCGGTTGCAGCACTCGTTGCGGTCAGAGGGCATTCATACCGGGCTCCACTACCCGATACCAATCCATCTCCAAAAGGCGCACGCCGATCTTGGCTATCGTTCCGGAGATCTCCCGATATCTGAGGCCGCAGCGCGTGAAGTTCTCTCGTTGCCGATCTATCCGGAGCTCACAATAAAACAAGTCGATCAGATTGCCGCTGCTGTGGAGCAGGACGCCTATGTCAGCTGACCCCGTCACCGGCGTGCGTCTTGTCCTGGCCGTGCACGGGCGCCAGCAACCCGCCTTGGACCCTGACTATGTCGTTCAGCTGGCAAAAGAGCTGGCGCGCACGTATGGCACCGCAGGCCTCATTGAACTCTACGCACGGTTTGCGACCGGCGATGGGTTCGTTGACAGCTTCATGCGTAAGGCGATCTGGAAAAGCCTGGCGCGCACCTGCGGGAACGGCTTGCAGGTCGGTAGCGGCGCCGGTTTCAAGCATCCGGAAACGTTCGAGATCGGCGAGGGGGTCTTTATCGGCGCACAATCCTACATTCAGGGCAGATTCGACGGCACCTGCCGGATCGGCAACAACGTGTGGATCGGGCCCCAAGCCTATTTTGACGCGCGTGACCTCGTGCTTGAAGATCATGTCGGGTGGGGCCCTGGCGCAAAGGTGCTGGGCTCAAGTCACACTGCAATACCAGTCGACATGCCAATTATCCGCACCGACCTAGAAATCAGGCCGGTCCGCATTGGCGCGTGGGCAGACATCGGCACCAATGCCACCATCCTTCCAGGTGTGACTATTGGTAAAGGCGCAATTGTCGGCGCGGGAGCCGTTGTCGTTGACGATGTCGCACCCTTCTCTGTCGTTGCCGGCGTTCCTGCAAAATTCCTCCGCTGGCGATCGGATCAGGATTCGGGCGGACCAAATTCGGAGAGTTGAAGTATGAAAGACAAACGGATTTTGATCACCGGCGGCGCCGGTCTCATCGGATCGCACATTGCGGATCTTGTCGCCCGTGAGGAACCGAAGGAAATACTGATCCTCGATAACTTCGTCCGTGGCAGACTAGAGAATCTGGCTGACGCCGTCGACAAAGCTCCCGTAACCATAGTCGAGGGAGACATTCGCGATCGAGCGCTTCTCAAGGAAGTCAGCCAAGGTATCGATGTCGTCTTCCACCAGGCTGCCATTCGCATTACGCAGTGCGCGGAGGAGCCGCGGCTTGCATTTGACGTTCTGGCGGGCGGGACATTCGACGTTCTTGAAGCCGCCGTTCAGGCCGGGGTGTCGAAGGTTGTAGCAGCGTCCTCTGCTTCGGTCCTTGGATTGGCCGACAGCTTCCCGACCACGGAGGAGCATCACCCATACAATAATCGTACAATCTATGGCGCCGCCAAAGCCTTCAACGAGGGGCTGTTGCGCAGCTTTGCGGAGATGTATGGGCTGCGCTACGTGGCACTGCGCTACTTCAACGTCTATGGACCCCGCATGGATGTTTACGGCGCCTACACGGAAGTTCTGATCCGTTGGATGGAACGGATTGCCGGCGGCTTGCCGCCGATCATCCTCGGCGATGGTACGCAGACGATGGATTTCGTGCATGTGTACGACATTGCGCGGGCTAATCTGCTTGCTGCGAAATCCGATGTGACTGACGAGGTCTTCAATGTGGCAAGCGGTAGCGAGACGAGCCTTCGCGAGCTTGCGGCCCTGCTGACCAAGGTAATGGGCTCATCGTTAGAGCCCCAATTTGGGCCGGCGCGCAAAGTCAATGCCGTGCCGCGACGCCTTGCTTCGACTGCCAAGGCCGAGGAGCTCCTGGGCTTTAGCTCACAGGTGACAATGGAAGAGGGCCTGCGTGATCTTGTGGCGTGGTGGCGCCAGGAAAAAAGCGTGAAGGCAGGAGAGGCAGCATGAGCCAGATTCCGGTTGCCAAGCCTGTTCTCGATGAACATGAAGTCGAGGCGGTCCGACGCGTTATTTTATCGGGCTGGGTTACACAAGGGCCTGAGGTGGCTGCCTTCGAAGAAGAGTTTGCCGACTTTGTTGGTGCTAGGCACGCATGCGCCGTTTCAAATTGCACAACCGCGCTTCACCTTGCTCTCAAGGCGGTCGGGGTCGACGCTGGCGATGAAGTCATAACTGTTAGCCACACGTTCATCGCAACCGCAAATGCGATCCGCTATTGTGGCGCCGTGCCGGTCTTCGTTGATATCGAGAAAGATGGTTACAACATCGATCCTGACCTGATCGAGGCGGCCATCACGCCCCGCACCAAGGCCATCGTTTGCGTCCATCAGCTCGGAATGCCTTGCGACCTGCATCGTATTGTTGCGATCGCAGCCCGTCATTGCATCCCGGTGATTGAGGATGCTGCTTGCGCGACTGGTAGCGAAATCCTCTGGAAGGGTCGTTGGGAAAAGATTGGCAAGCCCCATGGCGATATTGCTTGCTTTTCGTTTCATCCCCGTAAGGTAGTGACAACGGGCGATGGCGGTATGCTGACGACCGCCAATCCCGAGTATGACCGAAAGTTTCGCCTGTGGCGGCAGCATGGCATGAGTGTCACGGATGCCGTACGGCACGGTTCCAAGCAGGTCATTTTCGAATCCTATCCCGAGCTTGGTTACAACTATCGAATGACCGATATGCAGGCCGCCGTCGGTCGAGAACAACTCAAGCGCCTTCCGGCGATCATCGCGCGGCGGCGCGAGATCGCGAGCCACTACACCGAGAAGCTTTCTTCGGCAGCGAATGTCGAGCTGCCCAACGAGCCCACTTGGGCTCGCAGCAATTGGCAGAGCTTCTGTCTCAAATTGGCATCATATTTGGATCAACGCGATGTCATGCAGGAGCTGCTTGACCGAGGGGTTTCGACAAGACGTGGGATCATGAACATTCACCTCGAGGGCGCCTATTCCGTGCCTGGGTCACACCGGGTTGTGACGAGCCTTCAGCAAAGCGTCGCAGCACAGCAGCACTCGATCATTCTGCCACTGTTTGCGCAGATGGAAGGGATCGATGTGACCTGCGTCGTGGAGGCAGTGCAGGCCTCTGTCTCGCCCCATTTGGCGATTGAGCGGGTGGGTTGATTTCCCACCTGCAGCTTGCGGCCGCCGTCAGACTGAAGTGATCCTGGGAAAAGGCCTGACCGGATTCCCCAGTCAATGTAAACGACCCGGCTTGTCTGGCCCGACCTGGCGATTGCCGACGCCAACTTCGCCCTTTGGCGCACTGCAAGTGATGGCGTTCGACATCTCCTCGACGGTCGTGCGCTCTATTCTTTGATCGAGTTCGGTCTGACAGTTGCGCTGCGTCTTTGCCAATTGTCTTGCTGATGTTCAGCCGCTCCGATATCGCGGGAGCCGGACGATCTGGCTTGTGCGTCACTCTCAAAATCGATCGGATCGCCCCATGCTTTACACGTTCAAGTCAGAGACAGAATAAAAACCGGCGTCGGCCAAGGTCGGCCGTTTGTGCCGAAGCCTTGTCCCGGATTTACCGGGATTATTGGAATGCACCCTATCGTGAGACATTGATATCGCTGTCCGAAATTCAGTGGAATCCTTGTCCGGATTTTCCAAAACCTGCAGGGCATGCCGGTTTGGTTGGATTCGCGAAAGTCTCCACCGTTCAAAACGTGGCGTCTAAAAACGCAGTCGGCGGACACCGTTCGTTTCTTTTCGGCGCTGGGAACAGTTCGCCAAAAGGCGAACTTGCCGACGAAGATGAAAACCGTGAAGATTGGCACTTCAAAAACGCATGCACTTTTCGGGGGGGGGCGGGAGTGGTAGACAATTATGAGTTCAGTTGGCACCCCGGCATTGGCGACCCCACGATCGCGGGATGGGTTACAGTCGCTCTCTACTTGCTTGCCAGCGTCAGCTGCTGGATGACTATGGGGTGCGTCCGTCGGCAAAATTGGAACGACAAATCCGACGCGCATATCTGGCGCATTATCTCAGTATTCTTTTTCATTCTCGGCATAAATAAGCAGCTAGACCTTCAGTCTGGCATGACAGAGCTTGGCCGCATGCTTGCTTACTCGGAGGGCTGGTATGAACGACGCCAGGCTGTTCAAATTTATTTCGTGGTTAGCGTTGCCGCTGTGTGCCTGGCCATTATACCAGCCTTTATCTACTGGGTTAGAACGTCGCCAATTCAGATGTGGATTGCATTGGTCGGCTCGACGTTTGTGCTCGGGTACGTGCTAATTCGTGCGGCATCTTTCCATCATCTCGACAGCTTCTTTAGAAGCCGTTTCCTAGGCCTCAAATGGTACTGGATTCTGGAGATGGCTGGGATTGTCATTGTGCTGCTCGCCAGCGAGTGGCGGCGAGCAAAAGTCGTCCAGCAAATAGGTGGACGTGTCGCCAGTTAGGTCATTGAACGCCTGGCACGGATGCGATCTATCGCATGAAGAAATCATCGACGAGGTCGCCCGCGACCACAATGCCACAATACACCGCCGCCGTCGAAGCGGCCGGGAAGATGTCAAGCTCCTCGCTCAAAAAAGCATGTGTTCTGCTCGGCCGCAGGACAGTGCCCGGCGCTTTGTCACTGATTGCAGCCATCCCTGGTGGATGTTGCCAACGACCAGTCTATTTCAGGCGTATCGCGCTGAAAAGTCGCCTCGTTGTCGCGAGGGGATGCGACGTGAAGAAGGGCTTGCCAATCTGCATGATTGCGACTGACGGGTCTGCCTCAAACCCCTCGCATGTTTAGAAGAGGCCGGATCAGTCGCGGAAACGCGTGTTCAGGTAGCAGACCTGCAAGCATCCTCAGGGAGTAGAGGCCGACCATGATCGCAATCGCCAGCCCGAGACTGGTTGCTTGCCAGAGCGGCAAAAACTGGAAGGCGCCAAACACCAATCCTGATATCGGAAGATAGGCGATGATCAGTTTGCGATTGGCCGGTGACCAGCGAAAATTCGTGTAGCGTCGTGCAACACAATATATCAGGATGCCGTGCCAAACGTAGAGGCCGAAGAATGCAAAGCCTGCCCCTGCAGCGCCGAATTTAGGCACACACAGCCAAGCAAGTCCAACATGAACAACGGTCGCGGCGACTTCTGACCAGAAGAAAATCGCCTTAGCGCCCTTGGCAAGTACGATGAATCCAATCGGCCAGGCCACAATTCTCAGCATCATTCCAAGGCAAATCCAGCGCAGAATTTCGACCGCCCCCTGGAACTCCGAGGAGTAAAAAAGCGCCATGACCGCTGGGGCCAGCGTCAGTGTTGCGATCAGACCTGGACCTGCCAATAGGATGCTCACTTCAGTCTGTTCGTTGACCAGTCGGTTGCATTCTGCGTTGTCCTCGGCAACAGCGGTAAGGCGTGGATAGAAGTCGGTTCCCATGGCCTGCAGGATGAAGCCGGCATAAAGGCCTCCCAAGGACCATGCTGCCTGATAGAGGCCAGCCGCATGCAACCCGCTTTCCGACGAGACGATGAGACGAATGGCGTAGGCGCTGCCCATTGTCAAAAAGCCACTCGCCATAAATACGATGCCAAGCTTAAATAGCGCGCTCGTTTCCTGCAGTGCCCGTCCCGCTGACAGAGAGACGCTAGGGATATCAATCCTCCGGCTGAACCACCACGAGATTACGAAGCTTGCGAAAGCTGCTGCCGCGAGTGCTATCGCGATCCCACGCGAGCCCAGGAAATAAATGATCGGCACCCCGACGGCCAAACTGAAGAGGCCCCCGAGCACACTCATCCAGGCGAGACCGGAAATGTCGCGCACACCCTGTATCAGCGCTCCTCTTCCTGCAGCTGCAACCTGAAAGAACACCGCGAGCGACAGGATCATCACGCCGACCATATGCTGGCGATCTCCGAAGGTGAACTCTGCCACAGGTCCGGAAAAAAGAAGCAAGAGTGCCGCTCCCACCAAGCCCAGGATGATGGAAACGCGGCGCAGCACCGCGACAACCTCTGATATCCGCTTGGCATCGTGCGAACCGACAGCCGCTATCTGCCGAACACCACTGGCATTGATGCCAAGACCTGCGACGGTCTGAGCGATATCTGCGACTGAATTGTAGAGCGCCATCATGCCGATGCCTTCGGGTCCGAGAAGCAGCGCCATGGCTTTGTTTCGGGCGATGGAGAACACCACATTGATGACGGACGAGCCACCGATCAGCATGGTGGACCTGATGATCTGATTGTAACTCTTGCTATCTTGACCGCTGGGAAGGGTAGCGGGCGTCGGATTTAGAGAACCAGGCTTCATTGAGATTGCTTTGCAATGATAAATACGCAGATCATTGGCCGACGCCCTGTGGTGTCGATGCGGACATATCCGGCGATATTGACGCAGGTGTTTGGGACGCTGCGACAAGGGTGACCTTCAAGACGTCTCCCGGCCCCATTGACGTGGCCTCGGAAGCGGGTGTCTCGGTGCTCTTGCCACCACTGTTGCGGACGACGGTGTACACAAGCTTTGGTTTTCCAACGGGCCCCAACGACGCGCCCGATGCCAGGGTTTCCATAAGCACTTTCTGAGTTGTGATCTTCTTAACCTGCAAACTGCTCATAACGGCGCGCTCCGACTGCAAAGCCGAAGCAATTTCTGTCTGTCTTCTGTCTGCAAGTCCTTCAAGATCCCGCGTCGTCTGGCTGATGCTTTGCCGGGCCCGCATTATCAGGACGGTAAGATCAAGGCGCTCGTTCTGGTAAGCTCTTATCACGCGCTCGGCTTCTGCCTGTCGTGTTGCGACAAGTGCGCCGCGTTCAATGAGGGCAATGGTGCTATTGAGCTGCTGTTGCGCTGAGTTTATGTTTGCGTCCGTACTCTTTATCTTCGTTTCAAGCACGCTGATCTCGCTTGAGAGGAGATCGCGAAGCGCATTCAACGATTTCGTCTGCCTCGTAAGCTCGTTTGCCCTCGCCGAGAATATGGCCTCTTCCTGCTGGTATACGGCAGCGCCATCGCCATCGTTCGATTGTTTCTGTTTGGATCGGAACGTTGGCTGCCCCGCCATTTCTGCTTCCAGGCGCTCAATTTTTGCGGCACTGCGCATGATCGAGTCATCGATCTCCTTTGCATCGCCGACCAGTTTGAAAACCGCTTGTGGGCTTTCGGTCGCATCCAGTGCCCGCATCTGGCCTCCGCCCACCGCCAAGG contains these protein-coding regions:
- a CDS encoding acyltransferase; its protein translation is MSADPVTGVRLVLAVHGRQQPALDPDYVVQLAKELARTYGTAGLIELYARFATGDGFVDSFMRKAIWKSLARTCGNGLQVGSGAGFKHPETFEIGEGVFIGAQSYIQGRFDGTCRIGNNVWIGPQAYFDARDLVLEDHVGWGPGAKVLGSSHTAIPVDMPIIRTDLEIRPVRIGAWADIGTNATILPGVTIGKGAIVGAGAVVVDDVAPFSVVAGVPAKFLRWRSDQDSGGPNSES
- a CDS encoding NAD-dependent epimerase/dehydratase family protein yields the protein MKDKRILITGGAGLIGSHIADLVAREEPKEILILDNFVRGRLENLADAVDKAPVTIVEGDIRDRALLKEVSQGIDVVFHQAAIRITQCAEEPRLAFDVLAGGTFDVLEAAVQAGVSKVVAASSASVLGLADSFPTTEEHHPYNNRTIYGAAKAFNEGLLRSFAEMYGLRYVALRYFNVYGPRMDVYGAYTEVLIRWMERIAGGLPPIILGDGTQTMDFVHVYDIARANLLAAKSDVTDEVFNVASGSETSLRELAALLTKVMGSSLEPQFGPARKVNAVPRRLASTAKAEELLGFSSQVTMEEGLRDLVAWWRQEKSVKAGEAA
- a CDS encoding DegT/DnrJ/EryC1/StrS family aminotransferase — encoded protein: MSQIPVAKPVLDEHEVEAVRRVILSGWVTQGPEVAAFEEEFADFVGARHACAVSNCTTALHLALKAVGVDAGDEVITVSHTFIATANAIRYCGAVPVFVDIEKDGYNIDPDLIEAAITPRTKAIVCVHQLGMPCDLHRIVAIAARHCIPVIEDAACATGSEILWKGRWEKIGKPHGDIACFSFHPRKVVTTGDGGMLTTANPEYDRKFRLWRQHGMSVTDAVRHGSKQVIFESYPELGYNYRMTDMQAAVGREQLKRLPAIIARRREIASHYTEKLSSAANVELPNEPTWARSNWQSFCLKLASYLDQRDVMQELLDRGVSTRRGIMNIHLEGAYSVPGSHRVVTSLQQSVAAQQHSIILPLFAQMEGIDVTCVVEAVQASVSPHLAIERVG
- a CDS encoding O-antigen translocase, whose amino-acid sequence is MKPGSLNPTPATLPSGQDSKSYNQIIRSTMLIGGSSVINVVFSIARNKAMALLLGPEGIGMMALYNSVADIAQTVAGLGINASGVRQIAAVGSHDAKRISEVVAVLRRVSIILGLVGAALLLLFSGPVAEFTFGDRQHMVGVMILSLAVFFQVAAAGRGALIQGVRDISGLAWMSVLGGLFSLAVGVPIIYFLGSRGIAIALAAAAFASFVISWWFSRRIDIPSVSLSAGRALQETSALFKLGIVFMASGFLTMGSAYAIRLIVSSESGLHAAGLYQAAWSLGGLYAGFILQAMGTDFYPRLTAVAEDNAECNRLVNEQTEVSILLAGPGLIATLTLAPAVMALFYSSEFQGAVEILRWICLGMMLRIVAWPIGFIVLAKGAKAIFFWSEVAATVVHVGLAWLCVPKFGAAGAGFAFFGLYVWHGILIYCVARRYTNFRWSPANRKLIIAYLPISGLVFGAFQFLPLWQATSLGLAIAIMVGLYSLRMLAGLLPEHAFPRLIRPLLNMRGV
- a CDS encoding polysaccharide biosynthesis/export family protein — translated: MLFVLNVGAALASPIFPNTKIRLTLVQWMPTKGSYEQWAAVGGEYTVSDQGTIIVPLVGAVSVENKDEAALASDISKKLKEKIGLVDEPAATIEILKYPPIYVVGDVKNPGEYEFRTGMTVLQALAVGGGQMRALDATESPQAVFKLVGDAKEIDDSIMRSAAKIERLEAEMAGQPTFRSKQKQSNDGDGAAVYQQEEAIFSARANELTRQTKSLNALRDLLSSEISVLETKIKSTDANINSAQQQLNSTIALIERGALVATRQAEAERVIRAYQNERLDLTVLIMRARQSISQTTRDLEGLADRRQTEIASALQSERAVMSSLQVKKITTQKVLMETLASGASLGPVGKPKLVYTVVRNSGGKSTETPASEATSMGPGDVLKVTLVAASQTPASISPDMSASTPQGVGQ